The bacterium BMS3Abin02 DNA segment CCATGACACGTAGCTGCAAAGAGCACGACTTCGGAGACCCTGTTGGAGTCGGCGGGGGAATCGTTCGCCGCGCCTGCTCGCGCTGTGGCGCAGTCCATCTCGATATCACCCGGCAGGAAGTACTCGTGAACTCGGGCCTCTTCCAGTCGGGTCGTGTCAAGTGGATGACCTGGGAACCTGCACCGGAAGCGCCGGTTCACCATGAACGCGGGTTCGGGAAAGCCCCGGGGGGACGCCGCAGAGTGGCAACGGTCATCGCGTAGTTCTTGCTGCGGTCGCGATAGCCGGTTTCGAGTCATCAGTCATCAGTTCTCGGTAAGTGGTCGATGCGGTGTCCTCTTGCCGGGAACGCTTCGACGGCTGACGGCTGACGGCTGACGGCTGACGGCTGACGGCCGGCTACTCCTGGACGACCTCCCATACCGCGCCGGTGCGGGGTGGCAGAGCCAACCGGACGATGTCGCGATCTGCGTTGACACCACCTTCGCCCCAGAGTGTCCGATAGTTCCCGGCGAGACCGTGGGTCTGGAACGATGCGGATGCCGCGCTGTCTCCGGCATTGACGGCGACGATGATCCTCTCGCCTTCTTTCACCCTGGAGAATGTGATCATGTGGTCCACCGCGGCGAGTGAGCGGTACTCGCCGTGGCGGAGTGATGGATGGTCGCGGCGAAGAGCGATCAAGGACCGGAACGTGGCCCGCAGATCGTGGTTCCACGCGTCTTCGTCGTTCCAGGGAAATGCACCGCGCGATTCCGGGTCCTTCCCACCTGTCATCGCGATCTCGTCCCCGTAGTAGATGCTCGGTGCGCCGGGGAAGGTGAACTGCAACAGGGCCGCAAGTTCGACCGAGGTCGTATCACCTCCGGAGACGGTCGATACCCGAGGCGTGTCATGTGATCCGAGCAGGGTGAGGTTCGCTTCCGCCGTATCCTTCGGGTAGGCGGCGATCAGTCTGTCGATGCGATCGCGATAGGCACTGGCATCCAGCGCCGGGGTGAGGGGATAGTTCTGGCCTGCGGCGAGGCTGTTCTTGATTCGGTATCCGGCCGTGAACGCGAGGGTGTATCCGGCAAAGAGGTAGTTCATCGTTCCGTCGAAACGGTCACCCTTGGCGATCCAATCGCTTGCGTCGTCCCAGATCTCGCCGACGATGTAGGCCTCGGGGTCGATCGTCTTCACTCGGGAACGGAACTCTTCCCAGAATCCCTCCGTCCTGATCTCCTGTGGTACGTCGAGTCTCCACCCGTCCGCACCTCGGCTGATCCAATGCTCGGCGACACCCATCAGGTACTCACGTACCTCCGGGTTCTCCGTGTTGAGTTTCGGAAGTCCGCGAAGACCCCACCATGCCTCGTAGTTCGCAGGCAGATCCTCTTCATAGGGGTGCAGCGGCCAGCCCTCGATGAAGAACCAGTCCTTCCACGGGGAGGCCGGTCCGTTCTCCGCGACGTCGTGAAACGGGAAGAAGCCTCGGCTTGCATGGTTGAACACGCCGTCGAGAATCACCCTGATCCCTCGATCGTGGCAGGCTCCCAGGAGGGTGTCGAAGGCCTCGTCGCCTCCCAGCATGGGGTCGACCCTGTAGTAGTCGAAGGTGTGATACCGATGGTTGGTCGCCGACCAGAAGATCGGGTTGAGGTACACCGCCGTGATGCCGAGATCGGTCAGATAGTCGAGGTGCTCTTCGACACCGAGCAGGTCCCCACCCTTGTACCCGTGTACGGTCGGCGGCGATTCCCACGACTCGAGGTTCGATGGCTTGGCGACTCGCTCCGATCTTGCGAACCGATCGGGAAAGATCTGATAGAAGACGGCGTCGGAGACCCAGGACGGTGGTGTGTTCATGTGCGATGGCGAGTCTTGCATGAGCGGTCGGTAACGCATAACGGGTGGCACACGTTTCGCGCCCTGGTCTCCCAACTGCCCTGCACGGAGTTGTCGTGCTCTTGCCTGATCGCAGAAGGTGCGGTGTCCGGCGGGGATTCCGCGGGAGGATCTGCCTGCCCGGATCGGATGCATGCGTCGAGCGCGTTTCCAACGGTCCTATCTGGAACGATGTGCTGCGATCGATCGCTGCACCGGTGCGACGTGCTCGATGAGTTGGCGGGGAGGGGCAGACGCCTGCCGTGCCGCTGCCCGGATGCTCGCGAGAGTCGGGATCAGGCCCGCAGGCTCCAAGCCGAGGGCTCGTCGCGCCTCTCCGGC contains these protein-coding regions:
- a CDS encoding cyclomaltodextrinase, whose product is MHPIRAGRSSRGIPAGHRTFCDQARARQLRAGQLGDQGAKRVPPVMRYRPLMQDSPSHMNTPPSWVSDAVFYQIFPDRFARSERVAKPSNLESWESPPTVHGYKGGDLLGVEEHLDYLTDLGITAVYLNPIFWSATNHRYHTFDYYRVDPMLGGDEAFDTLLGACHDRGIRVILDGVFNHASRGFFPFHDVAENGPASPWKDWFFIEGWPLHPYEEDLPANYEAWWGLRGLPKLNTENPEVREYLMGVAEHWISRGADGWRLDVPQEIRTEGFWEEFRSRVKTIDPEAYIVGEIWDDASDWIAKGDRFDGTMNYLFAGYTLAFTAGYRIKNSLAAGQNYPLTPALDASAYRDRIDRLIAAYPKDTAEANLTLLGSHDTPRVSTVSGGDTTSVELAALLQFTFPGAPSIYYGDEIAMTGGKDPESRGAFPWNDEDAWNHDLRATFRSLIALRRDHPSLRHGEYRSLAAVDHMITFSRVKEGERIIVAVNAGDSAASASFQTHGLAGNYRTLWGEGGVNADRDIVRLALPPRTGAVWEVVQE